From a single Methanofollis sp. W23 genomic region:
- a CDS encoding PAS domain-containing protein: MEKSIIDDSCILESLPTPVVALSRTGDLTVFNRAAADLFKVDQDNAVGQSAEAVIPAACAYILRKIARRSAEFCVVSRATLTHAGRDHAVLAAPHVRDGSVIGAVIVIGPSAPSAPARDLAPVRAVNGGGYWVPIFVPSSTTPSGTPFDSW, from the coding sequence ATGGAAAAGTCTATTATAGACGACTCCTGTATCCTTGAATCACTCCCGACACCAGTTGTTGCGCTCTCACGCACAGGAGACCTCACCGTCTTCAACCGGGCCGCTGCAGATCTCTTCAAGGTCGACCAGGACAATGCCGTCGGCCAATCCGCAGAGGCAGTCATCCCAGCGGCATGTGCCTATATCCTCAGAAAAATTGCGCGGCGTTCTGCTGAATTCTGCGTCGTCTCCCGGGCCACCCTGACCCATGCAGGCAGGGACCATGCAGTCCTCGCCGCCCCCCACGTACGCGACGGATCTGTCATCGGTGCGGTCATCGTCATCGGCCCGTCCGCTCCCTCAGCCCCGGCACGGGACCTTGCCCCGGTCCGCGCCGTCAATGGCGGGGGCTACTGGGTGCCGATCTTTGTCCCCTCGTCGACCACTCCCTCGGGGACGCCTTTTGATTCCTGGTGA
- a CDS encoding Coenzyme F420 hydrogenase/dehydrogenase, beta subunit C-terminal domain, translating to MSAKGDMYYAWSTDEDLLAKGECGGAVSSLLKFALESKMVDAVLAVKKGADIYDAVPTIITDPEEIAETAGSLHCGTLLLSKLFKKYLNGANDMKIAVTVKGCDAMGIYELAKRKQINLDNVVMIGLNCGGTVSPVTARTMIADKFETDPDTVVKEEIDKGQFIIETADGEHKGIKMDELEEEGYGRRSNCRRCKTKVPRQADLACGNWGVIGDKAGKATFIEVCSEKGANLLDEAIKAGKLSTEAPNPKGIEIRGKVENAMLKLGDSWRAKDFAALGEGSDRLKKIIEETSRCIKCYQCIENCPICYCVECSTKKPYLVKPGEVPPNFMFHLIRFAHISDSCVNCGQCQELCAMDIPNSLFMHALQVDLQEMFGFVPGVDMTLPVLALVEENEERDRLSATGSDQIFNIFQKE from the coding sequence ATGTCAGCAAAAGGCGATATGTATTACGCATGGTCAACCGACGAGGACCTCCTTGCAAAGGGAGAGTGCGGCGGCGCAGTCTCTTCGCTCCTCAAGTTCGCCCTTGAGAGCAAGATGGTCGACGCGGTCCTGGCCGTGAAGAAGGGTGCGGATATCTACGATGCGGTCCCGACCATCATCACCGACCCCGAAGAGATCGCAGAGACTGCAGGATCCCTCCACTGTGGGACGCTCCTGCTCTCCAAGCTCTTCAAGAAGTACCTCAACGGTGCCAACGACATGAAGATCGCGGTCACCGTCAAGGGCTGCGACGCAATGGGTATCTACGAACTTGCCAAGAGGAAGCAGATCAACCTCGACAATGTCGTGATGATCGGCCTCAACTGTGGGGGTACGGTCAGCCCGGTCACCGCCCGCACGATGATCGCCGACAAGTTCGAGACCGACCCTGACACTGTCGTGAAGGAAGAGATCGACAAGGGTCAGTTCATCATCGAGACTGCCGACGGCGAGCACAAGGGCATCAAGATGGACGAGCTCGAAGAGGAAGGCTATGGCCGCAGGTCAAACTGCCGCCGGTGCAAGACCAAGGTTCCACGTCAGGCCGACCTTGCCTGTGGGAACTGGGGTGTCATCGGGGACAAGGCCGGCAAGGCCACCTTCATCGAGGTCTGCTCCGAGAAGGGCGCAAACCTCCTCGACGAGGCCATCAAGGCAGGCAAACTCTCCACCGAGGCTCCGAACCCGAAGGGTATCGAGATCCGCGGCAAGGTCGAGAACGCCATGCTCAAGCTCGGCGACTCCTGGCGTGCAAAGGACTTCGCCGCGCTCGGCGAAGGCAGCGACCGCCTGAAGAAGATCATCGAGGAGACCTCCCGGTGTATCAAGTGCTACCAGTGCATTGAGAACTGTCCGATCTGCTACTGTGTCGAGTGCTCCACCAAGAAGCCGTACCTGGTCAAGCCAGGTGAGGTCCCGCCGAACTTCATGTTCCACCTCATCAGGTTCGCCCACATCTCTGACTCCTGTGTCAACTGTGGTCAGTGCCAGGAACTCTGTGCAATGGACATCCCGAACTCGCTGTTCATGCACGCCCTCCAGGTCGATCTCCAGGAGATGTTCGGGTTTGTGCCTGGTGTCGACATGACTCTCCCGGTCCTTGCGCTTGTCGAGGAGAACGAGGAGAGGGACAGGCTCTCTGCCACCGGCAGCGACCAGATCTTCAACATCTTCCAGAAGGAGTAA
- a CDS encoding transposase family protein, which translates to MQVPVPPMLADLVATSFSALDGVEFSDLSSCPECGGEVRGHDMKKRRFAVIKTAKGRTEISVWVRRYYCTRCRALCSAPAPFYPDTRVGAPVVDLCRVFAREYSFSRAARVLAAMGIVLDRGSVRNYAALELGSIPSIELWGLHLPGSLLSLISLTIGRSQVTPVPGAEVLAACGLPAADRAPLHLPRSPSKEGDERDEEEENEKRES; encoded by the coding sequence ATGCAGGTGCCTGTGCCGCCCATGCTCGCCGACCTTGTCGCGACCTCGTTCTCGGCGCTTGACGGCGTGGAATTCTCAGACCTTTCCAGTTGTCCGGAGTGTGGCGGGGAGGTGCGGGGGCATGACATGAAGAAACGGCGGTTTGCAGTGATTAAAACCGCAAAAGGACGCACTGAGATCTCGGTCTGGGTGCGGCGATATTATTGTACCCGGTGCAGAGCGCTCTGTTCGGCCCCGGCCCCTTTCTATCCTGACACCAGGGTGGGGGCACCGGTCGTCGACCTCTGCCGGGTGTTTGCCAGGGAGTATTCTTTCAGCCGGGCGGCACGGGTTCTTGCCGCCATGGGCATCGTCCTCGACCGCGGCTCGGTCAGGAACTATGCCGCTCTCGAACTCGGGTCGATCCCGTCCATCGAACTCTGGGGACTGCACCTGCCCGGATCTCTCCTCTCACTCATCTCTCTCACCATCGGCAGGAGCCAGGTGACTCCCGTCCCAGGGGCAGAAGTCCTCGCGGCCTGTGGTCTCCCAGCCGCAGACCGGGCACCGCTTCACCTGCCGCGGTCTCCGTCCAAGGAAGGGGATGAGCGGGATGAAGAGGAAGAGAATGAAAAACGGGAGTCCTGA
- the fdhF gene encoding formate dehydrogenase subunit alpha, whose amino-acid sequence MDVKYVRTTCPYCGTGCSFNLVVKDGKVCGVQPYHRSPVNEGKVCPKGTYAWEFVNREDRLTTPLIKKDGEFVEATWEEAYDLIAQKLKSFKPDEMACLSSARTSNEDNYALMKFARGALKTRHIDHCARLCHASTVAGLAASFGSGAMTNSILDIAESKCVFIIGSNTFEQHPLIGRKIMQAKMNGAKVIYADPRLTATGKQADLYMQFRSGSDVAILNCIMGEIIRNGWEDKEWIQNRAKNYEELKEVVLKDDYLPENVEKISGIPADQLKTAAEWIGTAESSALLYSMGITQHTVGVDNVKSTANLQMLTGNIGKRGGGVNALRGQNNVQGACDMGALPVVFTAYQKVTDEAVHKKFADAWGFPDGICEPKNGYEVTVMMDVLTDNPGELKAMYIMGENPMLSDPDLTHVEKALKSLEFLVVQDIFMTETAAIADVVLPATCYAEKTGTQTSTERRVQMWHKAQDAPGDAKLDWQILAELAAKMGYADQFSWKTSEDVFNEMRSLTPSYAGMTYERLEKPEALHWPCPTEDHPGTPILHIGKCSHPDGMGVMHPIEWKPPAEVPDEEYPLVLTTGRCLFHWHTGSMTRRSEHLHAEVPTGWIELNPEDAKELGIVDGEMVKATSRRGTVNVPAKVTKDIMKGVTFMPFHFAECAANVLTNNALDPIAKIPEFKACAVKVEKIQEA is encoded by the coding sequence ATGGACGTAAAGTATGTTCGAACGACATGCCCGTACTGCGGTACCGGGTGTTCCTTCAACCTCGTGGTCAAGGACGGAAAGGTCTGCGGCGTCCAGCCGTACCACCGTTCCCCTGTCAACGAGGGAAAGGTCTGCCCCAAGGGCACCTATGCATGGGAATTTGTGAACCGTGAGGACCGCCTCACCACGCCGCTCATCAAGAAGGACGGCGAGTTTGTCGAAGCGACCTGGGAAGAGGCCTACGACCTCATCGCCCAGAAGCTCAAGTCCTTCAAGCCTGACGAGATGGCCTGCCTCTCCTCAGCCCGTACCTCCAACGAGGACAACTACGCGCTGATGAAGTTCGCCCGTGGCGCCCTCAAGACCCGCCACATCGACCACTGCGCCCGTCTCTGCCACGCGTCAACCGTCGCAGGGCTTGCCGCCTCCTTCGGCTCAGGCGCGATGACCAACTCCATCCTGGACATCGCCGAGTCCAAGTGCGTCTTTATCATCGGGTCCAACACCTTTGAGCAGCACCCGCTCATCGGCCGCAAGATCATGCAGGCAAAGATGAACGGTGCAAAGGTCATCTACGCCGACCCGCGTCTCACCGCCACCGGCAAGCAGGCCGACCTGTACATGCAGTTCCGCTCTGGTTCCGATGTCGCCATCCTGAACTGTATCATGGGCGAGATCATCCGCAATGGCTGGGAAGACAAGGAATGGATCCAGAACCGTGCAAAGAACTATGAAGAACTGAAAGAAGTTGTTCTGAAGGACGACTACCTGCCCGAGAATGTCGAGAAGATCTCCGGCATCCCGGCAGATCAGCTCAAGACCGCGGCAGAGTGGATCGGGACCGCCGAGTCGTCTGCCCTTCTCTACTCGATGGGTATCACCCAGCACACCGTCGGTGTCGACAACGTGAAGTCCACCGCAAACCTCCAGATGCTCACCGGCAACATCGGAAAGCGCGGAGGCGGTGTGAACGCACTCCGTGGCCAGAACAACGTGCAGGGCGCCTGCGACATGGGTGCACTCCCGGTCGTCTTCACCGCCTACCAGAAGGTCACCGACGAAGCCGTCCACAAGAAGTTCGCCGACGCATGGGGCTTCCCCGACGGGATCTGCGAGCCGAAGAACGGCTACGAGGTCACCGTCATGATGGACGTCCTCACCGACAACCCTGGCGAGCTCAAGGCGATGTACATCATGGGCGAGAACCCGATGCTCTCCGACCCTGACCTCACCCACGTCGAGAAGGCACTCAAGAGCCTTGAGTTCCTGGTCGTGCAGGACATCTTCATGACCGAGACCGCCGCCATCGCCGACGTCGTGCTCCCGGCCACCTGCTATGCAGAGAAGACCGGCACCCAGACCTCGACTGAGCGGCGTGTCCAGATGTGGCACAAGGCCCAGGACGCCCCAGGCGACGCCAAGCTCGACTGGCAGATCCTCGCCGAACTCGCCGCCAAGATGGGCTATGCCGACCAGTTCTCCTGGAAGACGTCAGAGGATGTCTTCAACGAGATGCGCTCACTCACTCCCTCCTATGCAGGGATGACCTACGAGCGGCTCGAGAAGCCTGAAGCACTCCACTGGCCGTGCCCCACAGAGGACCACCCCGGGACCCCGATCCTCCACATCGGCAAGTGCTCCCACCCAGACGGCATGGGTGTCATGCACCCAATCGAGTGGAAGCCGCCGGCGGAAGTTCCTGACGAGGAGTACCCGCTTGTCCTCACCACCGGCAGGTGCCTCTTCCACTGGCACACCGGTTCCATGACCCGCCGTTCCGAGCACCTCCACGCCGAGGTCCCGACCGGCTGGATCGAACTCAACCCCGAGGATGCCAAGGAACTCGGCATCGTCGATGGTGAGATGGTCAAGGCGACCTCCCGCCGTGGTACCGTCAATGTCCCGGCAAAGGTCACGAAGGATATCATGAAGGGTGTCACTTTCATGCCGTTCCACTTTGCCGAGTGCGCAGCAAACGTTCTCACCAACAATGCCCTCGACCCGATCGCCAAGATCCCGGAGTTCAAGGCATGTGCGGTGAAGGTTGAGAAGATCCAGGAGGCCTGA
- a CDS encoding hydantoinase/oxoprolinase family protein, with product MIGIDIGGANLKVVDRDGAHIHYCPLWKEAPLTDLLAPYAKGGVNAAVVMSGELADSFSSKAEGIKFIVDAVQESFPDALFYGTDGTFHEGPVPELAAANWLASADYLRGRYPNATLLDVGSTTADIIPLNTFDDLCGLTDLLRLQQGYLVYTGMLRTNVATLVRAVEVGGVFTPVSTEYFACSGDVHLVLGQIKPEDYTAPTPDGGPVTVEAAMRRLARVVCADLEEIGEEAVRGIAVQCWSAQAGMIVRAVGTCMGTHGCNQVLCGGIGSPVFAGMLSGTDLNRELNGMADALPAYAVLEVAERDPSR from the coding sequence ATGATCGGCATCGACATCGGCGGGGCGAATCTGAAGGTGGTGGACAGAGACGGAGCCCACATCCATTACTGTCCCCTCTGGAAGGAGGCCCCGCTCACCGACCTGCTTGCTCCCTATGCTAAAGGCGGCGTGAACGCCGCGGTCGTGATGAGCGGCGAACTTGCCGACAGTTTCTCGTCCAAGGCCGAGGGGATCAAATTTATCGTGGATGCCGTGCAGGAGTCTTTCCCTGACGCCCTCTTCTACGGGACCGACGGGACCTTCCATGAAGGTCCGGTGCCCGAACTCGCCGCCGCGAACTGGCTGGCTTCTGCAGACTATCTCCGCGGCCGTTATCCCAACGCCACCCTCCTTGACGTCGGGAGCACCACCGCCGACATCATCCCGCTCAACACCTTCGACGACCTCTGCGGGCTCACCGACCTCCTCCGCCTCCAGCAGGGCTACCTGGTCTACACCGGGATGCTCAGGACAAATGTCGCCACCCTGGTCAGGGCCGTCGAGGTGGGAGGAGTCTTCACCCCGGTCTCGACCGAATACTTCGCGTGCAGCGGCGACGTCCACCTGGTCCTCGGCCAGATCAAACCAGAAGACTATACTGCGCCCACCCCGGACGGTGGCCCTGTCACCGTGGAAGCGGCGATGCGCCGGCTTGCCAGGGTCGTCTGCGCCGACCTCGAAGAGATCGGCGAAGAGGCGGTACGGGGGATCGCCGTCCAGTGCTGGTCTGCCCAGGCCGGGATGATCGTCAGGGCGGTCGGCACCTGCATGGGAACCCACGGGTGCAACCAGGTCCTCTGCGGCGGGATCGGGTCGCCGGTCTTTGCCGGGATGCTCTCTGGCACCGACCTGAACCGTGAGCTCAATGGGATGGCCGACGCCCTGCCCGCGTATGCCGTCCTGGAGGTGGCAGAACGCGATCCGTCACGCTGA
- a CDS encoding ATP-grasp domain-containing protein, with product MRAFLAEYTVFHDPDLAVEGRAMLKILSESFARCGYEVVYPRDGDLMAEIEGLAPDCDVGLIIAPDHLLAPLTKKLEDCTRNIGCGSMNIALCANKKRSLQVLAAHGIPVPAEKTDGLKVVKPIRGCDTYNTRLTEASPGPDEIGQEYIEGEPMSVSLIGSRIVGEACLYFSGAEPLVLSLNRQKITLGEDGYFAYHGGETPVDHSMKDEIVRTAVEAATVLGCQGYVGVDLVVGDRPYVLEVNPRMTTSMVGIAACMEEEIAALLVDASHGDVPADGVHLKGRVEFDREGRVTPL from the coding sequence ATGAGGGCATTTCTTGCTGAATACACAGTCTTCCATGACCCCGACCTCGCGGTGGAAGGGCGGGCCATGCTGAAGATCCTCTCTGAGAGTTTTGCACGCTGTGGCTACGAAGTGGTCTATCCGCGCGACGGAGACCTGATGGCCGAGATCGAGGGCCTCGCTCCTGACTGCGACGTCGGACTGATCATCGCCCCCGACCACCTCCTCGCCCCCCTCACTAAAAAACTCGAAGACTGCACACGTAACATCGGATGCGGATCGATGAACATCGCCCTCTGCGCCAACAAAAAGCGGTCTCTCCAGGTGCTTGCCGCACACGGCATCCCGGTCCCTGCAGAGAAGACCGACGGACTTAAGGTGGTGAAACCGATCCGTGGGTGCGACACCTACAACACCAGACTCACCGAGGCGTCGCCAGGCCCCGACGAGATCGGGCAGGAATATATCGAGGGCGAACCCATGTCGGTCAGCCTCATCGGGAGCCGGATCGTCGGCGAAGCCTGTCTCTACTTCTCAGGAGCAGAACCGCTCGTCCTCTCCCTCAACCGGCAGAAGATCACCCTCGGCGAGGACGGCTACTTCGCCTACCATGGCGGCGAGACCCCGGTCGACCACTCCATGAAAGACGAGATCGTCAGGACCGCCGTGGAGGCGGCGACGGTACTCGGGTGCCAGGGCTATGTCGGGGTCGACCTCGTCGTCGGCGACCGCCCCTATGTGCTGGAAGTAAACCCCAGGATGACGACGAGCATGGTCGGGATCGCCGCCTGCATGGAGGAAGAGATCGCCGCCCTCCTCGTCGACGCCTCCCACGGGGACGTGCCGGCCGACGGAGTGCATCTCAAAGGAAGAGTGGAGTTCGACCGCGAGGGGCGGGTGACGCCCCTATGA
- a CDS encoding TspO/MBR family protein, whose protein sequence is MDRSAWYASLKKPWFTPPASIFGPVWAVLYLLMGGAALLVVFEGGPHAPPALIAFGVQVVINLLWPMVFWRRRSLAGSVGVILLLWVAVLATIVLFSRVSGLAAVLLIPYLLWVTLAAFLSGAIWRLNPAPSG, encoded by the coding sequence ATGGACCGTTCGGCATGGTACGCCTCGCTGAAGAAACCGTGGTTCACCCCGCCGGCCAGCATCTTCGGCCCGGTATGGGCCGTGCTCTATCTCCTGATGGGGGGTGCGGCACTCCTCGTGGTCTTCGAGGGCGGGCCGCACGCCCCGCCGGCGCTCATCGCCTTCGGGGTGCAGGTGGTCATCAACCTCCTCTGGCCCATGGTCTTCTGGCGACGCCGTTCCCTTGCCGGAAGTGTGGGGGTGATCCTCCTCCTCTGGGTCGCAGTGCTCGCAACGATCGTCCTCTTCTCGCGGGTCTCCGGTCTGGCCGCCGTCCTCCTCATTCCCTATCTCCTCTGGGTGACACTGGCCGCCTTTCTCAGCGGGGCGATCTGGCGGTTGAACCCCGCCCCGTCCGGGTGA